From Rhinatrema bivittatum chromosome 5, aRhiBiv1.1, whole genome shotgun sequence, the proteins below share one genomic window:
- the LOC115091805 gene encoding uncharacterized protein LOC115091805, which yields MKWFGDSLLFHPTSRPTSIQYLATLRTLPPSSLTAGDMNKELHRLPIASRILYQTLSLIHKALHNPSMKWFGDSLLFHPTSRPTSIQYLATLRTLPPSSLTAGDMNKELHRLPIASRILYQTLSLIHKALHNPSMKWFGDSLLFHPTSRPTSIQYLATLRTLPPSSLTAGDMNKELHRLPIASRILYQTLSLIHKALHNPSMKWFGDSLLFHPTSRPTSIQYLATLRTLPPSSLTAGDMNKELHRLPIASRILYQTLSLIHKALHNPSMKWFGDSLLFHPTSRPTSIQYLATLRTLPPSSLTAGDMNKELHRLPIASRILYQTLSLIHKALHNPSMKWFGDSLLFHPTSRPTRNQYLATLRTLPPSSLTFQLQELVRSPRLDLL from the coding sequence ATGAAATGGTTCGGTGACTCCTTACTATTCCACCCCACCTCACGACCGACCAGCATTCAATACCTGGCTACTCTACGCACCCTGCCCCCAAGCTCACTAACAGCCGGAGACATGAACAAGGAATTACACCGGCTCCCTATCGCATCCCGTATCCTGTACCAGACCCTttccctcatccacaaagcactacATAATCCCAGCATGAAATGGTTCGGTGACTCCTTACTATTCCACCCCACGTCACGACCGACCAGCATTCAATACCTGGCTACTCTACGCACCCTGCCCCCAAGCTCACTAACAGCCGGAGACATGAACAAGGAATTACACCGGCTCCCTATCGCATCCCGTATCCTGTACCAGACCCTttccctcatccacaaagcactacATAATCCCAGCATGAAATGGTTCGGTGACTCCTTACTATTCCACCCCACGTCACGACCGACCAGCATTCAATACCTGGCTACTCTACGCACCCTGCCCCCAAGCTCACTAACAGCCGGAGACATGAACAAGGAATTACACCGGCTCCCTATCGCATCCCGTATCCTGTACCAGACCCTttccctcatccacaaagcactacATAATCCCAGCATGAAATGGTTCGGTGACTCCTTACTATTCCACCCCACCTCACGACCGACCAGCATTCAATACCTGGCTACTCTACGCACCCTGCCCCCAAGCTCACTAACAGCCGGAGACATGAACAAGGAATTACACCGGCTCCCTATCGCATCCCGTATCCTGTACCAGACCCTttccctcatccacaaagcactacATAATCCCAGCATGAAATGGTTCGGTGACTCCTTACTATTCCACCCCACCTCACGACCGACCAGCATTCAATACCTGGCTACTCTACGCACCCTGCCCCCAAGCTCACTAACAGCCGGAGACATGAACAAGGAATTACACCGGCTCCCTATCGCATCCCGTATCCTGTACCAGACCCTttccctcatccacaaagcactacATAATCCCAGCATGAAATGGTTCGGTGACTCCTTACTATTCCACCCCACGTCACGAccgaccagaaatcaatacctggcTACTCTACGCACCCTGCCCCCAAGCTCACTAACTTTCCAACTGCAGGAGCTCGTGCGCTCTCCACGGCTGGACCTGCTCTAG